Below is a genomic region from Triticum dicoccoides isolate Atlit2015 ecotype Zavitan chromosome 5A, WEW_v2.0, whole genome shotgun sequence.
TATATCTTGGTAGAGCATCTTTCCGGCTGCTCACTCCGTGACCTTCActgagagatttcaaatggactaccacatacggatgtatatagacatattttagagtgtagattcactcattttactccgtatgtagtcacttgttgagatctctagaaagacaaatatttaggtgtgGAGGGAGTAATTTAATGATCGAAATCCTTTTTCTTACAGCTAGTCGAAATCCTAATCTTTAGACTACAAATGCTGTGATGGTTTTGTTCTCAGAATGGACTATGTACATATGTATAATTTATTAATCCACTTCCACTTTCTGAAGTCTTATTCCACATAGTACTAACATCTATCATATTGACTCCTAAACTGTCTGTAGGCACATGATctctttattactttcacttaatGGGAGACTCTGCTAATTTGGTTTAGATAACGCCTGAATTGCCAATAGTAATCTTCTGTCTTTGGGCTGTTTCTGTTTCTACCATCTATTTACTTATATGAGCTGTATATTCTCTGACAAGCAGGTTCCATATATGTTGAATCAGCCCTTGAGATACTCAAGCAACATCTTTCAAAGGTTTGGCTTTTCATCttctacccctcaacaaaatgataAGGAGGTACATGAACCCAAAGACCAGGAAAGTACTGCACATGAATCGAATGGTGAAGCTTCAAAGGAAGACAGTGGTTCGTCTGGAAGTAGGTTTGAAAGACTTAAGTCCCCAGTCTGTCAGGAGGTGATGAACTAAATGACCTGCGTTTTCTGGTTCAGGTACAGAAGATCTTGATCTGTCAAAGGAGGATCTAGTGAAGCTAGTTTTTGAGAAGGATGAACTATTAACCTCGAAAGATGAAGAGATCAAAGATATGAAGGACAAGGTTTTGCGCAGCTATGCAGAAATGGAAAATGTCATTGCCAGGACAAAGCGTGAATCTGAGAACTCGAAAAAATATGCAGTGCAGGTGTGATGTTGTTACATCTGATTTATAGTTCAAAATTTTGATGGCATAGTGATATTTATAAGCATTTTGATTAGCTATTTTGAATTTGCTATTTCTTATAGCGTCTTAATCGTGTATGCAGAACTTCTCTAAGAGCTTGTTAGATGTTGCTGACAATTTGGCTAGAGCTTCATCTGTTGTAAAGGAAAGCTTCTCAAAATTAGATACATCCGAAGATTCTAGTGGAGCTGTACCATTACTAAAAACCCTACTGGAGGGTGTTGACATGACTGATAAGCAACTCGGAGAGGTACTTTTTCTATATAGTGCATGCTATTCATCAGAATATGATTCCGTTTCCTGCGTATTGTAGCTTTTCTGTACCTGAATTTTGTCATACTTTTCATTTGTGCTTTTAACTATTTCTTCTCCTTTTGCACATTGCTTTCTGGGTGATAATATTGCCTAATTGGGATTTTCCTCAATTTTGAACAGGTTTTTAAGAAGTTTGGAGTCGAAAGGTTTGATCCGTTAAATGAGAAATTCGATCCTGATAAGCATTTTGCACTTTTCCAAATTCCTGATCCTTCAAAACCATCCGGAACTGTTGCTTCTGTTGTGAAGGTATGTATCATCATCAAGATTCTTATGTGTATGTTTTTCCCTGTTCAATTGAATCTAAAATGGTTGGTTCTTAGAGTTCTTGAGTTTGAtctattgctttattcatctaTAATTTGTTGATTGACAGTTTTGTATTCTTTAGGCTTGTTTTACGGACATATGATCTTATAATTTTATGTTTATACAGCCACACCGGACCTACCCGTCTAGAAATATGCTCTTTTCTACTCATTGTAGATGGTCATGCTGTTAGGTAACTTTGATGAAAGATGTATATAGAATGAACAATAAATAGCAAATCAGAATATTTGGATTGCATAGAACAAGCGTAAAGAATAGTCAATGCTTGGAAACACCTGGCCCAGTTACTGGCTACTGGCTTTGCTTTGTAAATTTTTTAAAATCCAGATTTATTATACGTGGCTGTGACACATGTACCCCTGTACACATATTTTGGCTGTTTTGACATTATATCTCCATGGAATAGCATTTACAAGGAGAATCACTTCTGAGAGTAATGTCTGATTGCATAAAATTTTAAAACAACCTACATGTGTAGTTAATGTTAAACCTTTTGTATTGCCATATTCCCTGCTTTACCTATATCGCTATCTTAGAAACAATGTTGTATTGATATCCTTCCAACTTCCCAGTCTCTCCTTGACTCATTATGAGAGTAATGCTCATATGATGTACGGATTTGCACTGTGATAGTTTCATTAGTGAATAGAAGAAAATGTGTCTCAAGTTGCAGCATAAATCGATTAGTTGTATGAATGGAATTGACAATAATTTAGACATGAGAAGTGAATTTTAACTTGGCATTGTTGGGCCAAATGTTTGATTCAACCATCAATTGTGGGTAGGGTAGCGATATCATGCCCCTCCTTCCCTGTAGGTTGTTTGCTCAATGAATATTCACAGCCGTTCCCTTTTGGACTTTGAAAACCAGTCTGTTTTGAACTTTGAAGTAGAGAAATCTCTTGTGAACTCCCTGTGCACCTATGGCTTTCTGCACAACACTAGAAATCCAGTAAATTGTGCTCAAGCTCAACCCTTTGGCCATTAAGTTCAGATAGTTACGCATGGGGCTTTTATCCGTCTCACTGGGGGTCCTGCATAAACTTCTGGTGCAGTTTTGCTAAGAAACGAGGCATGAACTTGGCTGTACTCCAGTAGTCACAGTAATGGGCTATTTTCatgtgtcatgatttttttctccccagagGCTATATCAGGACAAATGGAGCGTTTTGAATATGCATATTTATGTGGGCAGCTTGCAGCCTGAAATTATGCAGTGGTCTTAAACTTAAATCTCTTGATGAGTTTTGGATAGCGACTATGATTGAAATGCCCATCACATATTGGTACAATCAATTGTGCATACCCCAAATGGTTTGAGATTGGCTGGCTGAAACCTCTATTAGAACCGGCAAAATTCTGTTTTCCCCCTGACGTATGCATGATTTCCTGCACATTTTTGTGATTTCAGGTGGGGTACATGTTACATGATCGCGTGCTCCGTCCTGCGGAAGTTGGTGTTACAGAGGGAGGTCCGTCCGAAGAGCCTGAGGAGAAATCAGGTGGAGATTAGATTAAAATCGGAATCTAGTAAAATATACCAGAAGCAAGAAGACGTAGCTGTTCCTGCTTGACGACGACCGGTACCTCATCAGCGAAGGAGCTTGGCGATGGCAGTGTTTCGGATTGTTTTTTAATGGTAAAACACAAGGTTGGCTTGTTGAAATCCCATTTGTATGTGTGCACGTCACACCATTCCTTAGCAGTACAATGTTTCGGAGAATTTTGCTAGGGCTTCGAAGACCTTAATAAGAGTTTTTCTTTTCACATGATAAAAAAGTGAATTAGGGCATTCCTAATAATGTTCCTTAGCAGTACAATGTTTCTCTTGAAAAAAAGTGAATTAGGGCATTCCAAATTAAGTCACCAAACAGACTCCCCCAAATGACCGTGGACACCTGGCCGGGCATAATGACAATATTATAAATAGCATAATGCATCAAGAATTCAAAGATAAATATTCCTCAAATACAAATAGCAATCCAAACATAATAAACTTATGAATAAAATAGTTCAAAATTTTCACTCATGTTCTAGTTGCACGCAGGAGTTTCGCCTGCAATGAGAACATCAAACGTTGCGTTATGACATTTGTGCAAACATTTGTCGGGTGCGGTGTCCGCCCGACGTCGGTAGGGTGAAGGATATCCGGACGACGACTGAATTCAGGGCGCACGACGGCAACATCCGGCAAGGCATGCGTGGATTCTAGGGGGTTCAGCAAGGCCTGCACGACATTGGAGGGGGTAAGGCGGGGGCGGTATCTGGGAGCGCAAATATAGAGCCAAGGAGGATAGATGCATTGTGAAAAAAATATGGGCTCCAGTACCGTTTTGGGTGGGACATGTGTGTCAGAGACCGACATGGAGGATGTTCGGACTCCCTTAGAGCTCCCCTCGATTTGGGGTCGGCCTGGTGGAATTCG
It encodes:
- the LOC119301222 gene encoding grpE protein homolog 2, mitochondrial-like isoform X2; its protein translation is MVAARLLARATRQCAAAVVASAARRPLGGVAAVAARPLGSSFGPARVPYMLNQPLRYSSNIFQRFGFSSSTPQQNDKEVHEPKDQESTAHESNGEASKEDSGTEDLDLSKEDLVKLVFEKDELLTSKDEEIKDMKDKVLRSYAEMENVIARTKRESENSKKYAVQNFSKSLLDVADNLARASSVVKESFSKLDTSEDSSGAVPLLKTLLEGVDMTDKQLGEVFKKFGVERFDPLNEKFDPDKHFALFQIPDPSKPSGTVASVVKVGYMLHDRVLRPAEVGVTEGGPSEEPEEKSGGD
- the LOC119301222 gene encoding grpE protein homolog 2, mitochondrial-like isoform X1, yielding MVAARLLARATRQCAAAVVASAARRPLGGVAAVAARPLGSSFGPARVPYMLNQPLRYSSNIFQRFGFSSSTPQQNDKEVHEPKDQESTAHESNGEASKEDSGSSGSTEDLDLSKEDLVKLVFEKDELLTSKDEEIKDMKDKVLRSYAEMENVIARTKRESENSKKYAVQNFSKSLLDVADNLARASSVVKESFSKLDTSEDSSGAVPLLKTLLEGVDMTDKQLGEVFKKFGVERFDPLNEKFDPDKHFALFQIPDPSKPSGTVASVVKVGYMLHDRVLRPAEVGVTEGGPSEEPEEKSGGD